A stretch of the Natribaculum luteum genome encodes the following:
- a CDS encoding SWIM zinc finger family protein: MRDERWPHVTEATVRDLARSSSYDRGQSYYERGAVGEVVRRGETVRADVEGSQYQPYTVTVEFDDAGVAHTECTCPYDHGGICKHRVAVLLTCLRNPERVDDRPPVSELIEGTSRERLEELLVEFAENRPEIAEWIESRLTPVDTTTSDTTVSVNIESIRKRTNHALPKPGQRGHNDGYAEAERMASELDDLIEQAQQALDAGDGETAVEILEAVTEVLATNRWSGLLPYDVTELYETLGLLGETFAEAMLIAELSESEREQWEQRLSEWDEEIRRFTGRPTLAVAADAAREGWDDDRLQQALDGSLTDGDLEVDEPKFVAGLITVRLSALERQGRTDEYLNLAREAGKTQLYAEMLAREGEIQAAVDCATENLSTPQSLLEIAQTLRGTGNPMAALDVAEHGLTVDGFRKARLAEWLRDRAASLGEENLALRAAIVAFEGSPSLSTYQAVEELAGDEWESVRNELLESLREQTPASEHAADVFLEEGLYDEAVAVADRSGSSRVVKTVVEEVTGHRPQWVIRTCKSNAEPIVEQGKHDSYETAVSWLRYAGEAAQKADELEEWREYVETMREEHYQKYKLRPMLDDLLEAFQSPGDSEVSSDG; encoded by the coding sequence ATGCGTGACGAGCGATGGCCACACGTCACAGAAGCAACGGTCAGAGACCTCGCCAGGTCGAGTTCTTACGATCGCGGCCAGTCCTACTACGAGCGCGGCGCAGTCGGTGAGGTGGTTCGCCGCGGGGAGACAGTCCGTGCCGACGTTGAGGGGAGCCAGTACCAGCCCTACACGGTCACGGTCGAGTTCGACGATGCCGGCGTTGCGCACACAGAGTGTACCTGTCCCTACGACCATGGCGGCATCTGCAAACACCGTGTGGCGGTCCTGCTGACGTGTCTTCGCAATCCCGAGCGTGTCGACGACAGGCCACCTGTCTCGGAGTTGATCGAAGGAACGAGTCGTGAACGCCTCGAGGAGTTGCTCGTTGAGTTCGCGGAAAACCGTCCGGAGATTGCCGAGTGGATCGAATCCCGTCTCACGCCTGTGGATACGACCACTTCCGACACCACTGTGTCGGTGAACATCGAGTCCATCCGCAAGCGGACGAACCACGCATTGCCAAAGCCTGGTCAGCGAGGACACAACGACGGCTATGCAGAGGCAGAGCGGATGGCGTCGGAGCTGGACGACTTGATCGAGCAAGCACAGCAGGCACTGGACGCGGGCGATGGTGAGACAGCAGTAGAGATTCTCGAGGCAGTCACGGAGGTGCTCGCGACCAACCGCTGGTCTGGATTGCTCCCATACGACGTCACCGAACTCTACGAGACGTTGGGACTGCTTGGCGAGACGTTCGCAGAAGCGATGTTGATAGCCGAGTTGAGCGAGAGCGAGCGTGAACAGTGGGAACAGCGTCTCTCCGAGTGGGACGAGGAGATACGACGCTTTACCGGTAGACCGACGCTTGCTGTCGCCGCCGACGCAGCACGGGAAGGGTGGGATGACGACCGGCTCCAGCAAGCTCTCGACGGCTCTCTCACTGACGGGGACCTCGAGGTCGATGAACCGAAGTTCGTCGCTGGTCTTATCACAGTACGGCTCTCCGCTCTCGAACGGCAGGGACGTACTGACGAGTATCTCAATCTGGCCAGGGAAGCAGGTAAAACCCAGCTATATGCCGAGATGCTGGCACGGGAGGGCGAGATACAGGCAGCTGTCGACTGTGCAACTGAGAACCTCTCGACGCCGCAGTCGCTGCTGGAGATTGCACAGACACTGCGTGGGACTGGCAACCCGATGGCTGCACTGGACGTTGCCGAACACGGACTGACCGTCGATGGCTTCCGGAAAGCCAGATTGGCAGAATGGCTCCGGGACCGGGCCGCGAGTCTGGGCGAGGAGAACCTCGCGCTCCGGGCTGCGATCGTTGCCTTCGAAGGGAGTCCATCGCTGAGTACGTATCAGGCCGTAGAAGAACTTGCAGGCGACGAATGGGAGTCCGTTCGAAATGAACTTCTGGAGTCACTCCGCGAGCAAACTCCAGCGTCGGAACACGCAGCCGACGTGTTCCTCGAGGAAGGCCTGTACGACGAAGCCGTTGCGGTTGCTGATCGCTCCGGCAGCTCCCGGGTGGTCAAAACTGTCGTCGAAGAAGTCACGGGGCATCGTCCCCAGTGGGTGATCCGGACGTGTAAATCGAACGCCGAACCGATCGTCGAGCAGGGGAAACACGACAGCTACGAGACAGCTGTCAGCTGGCTCAGATATGCGGGCGAAGCAGCCCAGAAAGCCGACGAACTCGAGGAGTGGCGCGAGTACGTCGAGACGATGCGTGAGGAACACTACCAGAAGTACAAACTGCGACCGATGCTGGACGACCTGCTGGAAGCGTTTCAGTCTCCGGGCGATAGCGAGGTGAGTTCGGATGGCTGA
- a CDS encoding homing endonuclease associated repeat-containing protein — protein MGRTELIQHLRELAEELGRSPTTEDMHEHGRYSAQAYYYYFDTWDETLEAADLATTATTHADVVEDLQRIQDIVGNPSSWSEAIREHGRQPLSQVYSKFGDLESALDEAGIDQREPDTISQADVLKEITRLATDGTPPTTDQMDEEGAYSARTCYDLFGSWSDALRAAGYEPPKTGNEYTDEELLEEIERLVKKFGRPPTTREMREHGKYTASVYFGRFGSWNDAIRAAGYTPVSSAPDVSGQSIPASDLLAEIDRLADQVGGRPTAEQMNEHGQYSVSPYLNRFGSWNNAIERAGFTPFTGTTEDLFSREELITELQRLGDVVDRPPTVRQMADLGRYSSSPYKRRFGSWVEALRAAGFEPTTHQLRRYDPDNDETVEHNGQ, from the coding sequence ATGGGGCGCACGGAACTCATCCAGCACCTTCGAGAGCTTGCAGAGGAGTTGGGAAGATCACCGACGACGGAAGACATGCACGAACACGGTCGATATTCTGCTCAGGCCTATTACTATTATTTCGACACGTGGGACGAAACACTCGAGGCAGCGGATCTTGCCACCACAGCGACGACCCATGCTGACGTGGTCGAAGACTTGCAACGAATTCAGGACATCGTCGGAAATCCGTCTTCCTGGTCAGAAGCGATCCGAGAACACGGTCGGCAGCCGCTCTCGCAAGTGTACTCGAAATTTGGTGACCTCGAGTCGGCGCTCGACGAAGCCGGGATCGATCAGCGAGAGCCCGATACGATCAGTCAGGCAGACGTACTCAAGGAGATTACTCGGCTGGCGACGGACGGAACGCCACCGACAACCGATCAGATGGACGAAGAGGGGGCCTACTCGGCGCGAACCTGTTACGATCTGTTCGGGTCGTGGAGCGATGCGCTCCGGGCTGCTGGATACGAACCACCGAAGACGGGCAACGAGTACACCGACGAAGAACTGCTCGAGGAGATCGAACGGCTTGTCAAGAAGTTCGGCCGACCGCCGACGACCAGAGAGATGAGAGAGCATGGCAAGTACACAGCCTCGGTGTATTTCGGGCGGTTCGGCTCGTGGAACGACGCGATACGTGCCGCGGGATACACGCCCGTTTCATCGGCTCCCGATGTATCTGGACAGTCCATCCCTGCCTCCGACCTGCTGGCGGAAATCGATCGGCTCGCAGATCAGGTCGGCGGACGGCCCACCGCCGAGCAAATGAACGAACACGGCCAGTATTCGGTGAGCCCGTACCTCAATCGGTTCGGTTCGTGGAACAACGCTATCGAGCGAGCTGGATTCACCCCATTTACCGGAACGACGGAGGATCTCTTCTCTCGAGAAGAGTTGATTACCGAACTGCAGCGACTCGGTGACGTCGTCGATCGTCCACCGACAGTCAGACAGATGGCCGACCTCGGGCGGTATTCATCGTCGCCATACAAACGGCGGTTCGGTTCGTGGGTTGAGGCACTCCGTGCAGCGGGATTCGAACCGACGACTCACCAACTTCGCCGATACGATCCCGACAACGACGAGACGGTAGAGCATAACGGGCAGTGA
- a CDS encoding plasmid pRiA4b ORF-3 family protein has protein sequence MTTYRFRVLLLPNPPLDFESDTEVYREIEIDGSSTLADLHEAIFDAFDRYDSHAYEFLTRDEHGIATRSYVHPQLYSGDESWPPMDDDEIDRFLEHAIPDSEPEEARERFRELRKYPPEEGNAAEITIDELELDQSQTLFYEFDLGDGWEHHIEIEEIREGSPDDGPVVVEKQGEAPPQYPGRSR, from the coding sequence ATGACAACCTACAGGTTCAGAGTCCTGCTGTTGCCGAACCCACCACTGGATTTCGAGTCCGACACCGAAGTCTACCGGGAGATCGAGATCGACGGGTCCAGCACCCTGGCGGATCTTCACGAGGCGATTTTCGACGCGTTCGACCGCTACGATAGCCACGCGTACGAGTTTCTCACACGTGACGAACACGGGATCGCTACTCGGAGCTACGTCCATCCGCAGTTATACAGTGGAGACGAGAGCTGGCCACCGATGGACGACGACGAGATTGATCGCTTCCTCGAGCACGCAATCCCCGACAGCGAGCCTGAAGAAGCCAGAGAACGATTCCGGGAACTCCGGAAATACCCACCAGAAGAGGGCAACGCTGCCGAAATCACGATCGACGAACTCGAGCTCGATCAGTCACAGACGCTGTTCTACGAGTTCGACCTCGGTGACGGCTGGGAACACCACATCGAAATCGAAGAGATCCGGGAGGGGTCGCCCGATGACGGCCCGGTCGTCGTCGAGAAACAGGGTGAGGCACCACCGCAGTATCCCGGGCGGAGTCGGTGA